One window from the genome of [Clostridium] celerecrescens 18A encodes:
- a CDS encoding SPFH domain-containing protein, giving the protein MGIVKALTTAVGGSLADQWLEVIEAGNMGDQTVFTSGVKIRKGSNTKSTEYTVSDGSVIHVYPNQFMILVDGGKVIDYTGEPGYFTVKNSSLPSLFNGQFDEAIKESFDRIRFGGQTPTSQRVYFINLQEIKGIKFGTPNPINYFDQFYNAELFLRAHGTYSIKVTDPLMFYGEAIPKNASRVEVDDINAQYLSEFLEALQSSINQMSADGIRISYVASKGRELGQYMAGVLDDQWKDQRGIEIQSVGIASISYDEESKKLIQMRNQGAMLSDPGVREGYVQGAVARGLEAAGSNANGSMAGFMGMNMGMNTGGGFMGAASNANYQQMQMNRAQQENSSERTPASGVGKAESPSESQWTCGCGSVNTGKFCPECGNPKPAGTWTCECKTVNNGRFCSECGKPRP; this is encoded by the coding sequence ATGGGAATTGTTAAGGCACTTACTACCGCAGTAGGAGGTTCACTGGCAGACCAGTGGCTTGAAGTGATAGAAGCAGGCAATATGGGAGATCAGACCGTATTCACCAGCGGAGTGAAGATCCGGAAGGGATCCAATACAAAGAGCACAGAATATACGGTATCTGATGGTTCCGTCATTCATGTTTACCCCAATCAGTTCATGATTTTGGTCGATGGCGGAAAGGTGATTGATTACACCGGAGAACCAGGCTATTTTACTGTGAAAAATTCTTCCCTTCCGTCCCTTTTTAACGGTCAGTTTGATGAAGCCATAAAGGAATCCTTTGACCGGATCCGCTTCGGCGGACAGACGCCCACTTCCCAGAGGGTGTATTTCATCAATTTACAGGAGATTAAAGGGATTAAGTTCGGTACCCCCAATCCCATCAATTATTTCGATCAGTTTTATAATGCGGAATTGTTTTTACGGGCCCACGGAACATATTCCATCAAGGTGACGGACCCTCTGATGTTCTATGGGGAAGCCATACCGAAAAATGCTTCCCGGGTCGAGGTGGATGATATCAATGCCCAGTATTTATCTGAATTTTTAGAGGCTCTTCAGTCATCGATCAACCAGATGTCCGCCGATGGTATCCGGATCTCCTATGTAGCTTCAAAAGGAAGAGAACTGGGTCAGTATATGGCGGGTGTCCTTGATGACCAGTGGAAGGACCAGAGAGGTATCGAGATCCAGTCCGTTGGAATCGCCAGTATTTCCTATGATGAGGAATCAAAGAAGCTGATCCAGATGCGCAACCAGGGGGCCATGTTAAGTGATCCCGGGGTCAGGGAGGGCTATGTGCAGGGAGCGGTGGCCAGAGGTCTTGAAGCGGCAGGGAGCAATGCCAATGGTTCCATGGCTGGTTTTATGGGCATGAACATGGGAATGAACACAGGCGGAGGCTTTATGGGAGCAGCTTCAAATGCCAATTATCAGCAGATGCAGATGAACCGGGCCCAGCAGGAAAATTCCAGCGAACGGACTCCGGCAAGCGGAGTGGGTAAGGCCGAAAGTCCTTCAGAAAGCCAATGGACCTGCGGCTGCGGAAGTGTGAATACAGGAAAATTCTGTCCGGAATGCGGAAATCCAAAGCCGGCTGGAACATGGACCTGTGAATGTAAAACTGTAAACAATGGCAGATTTTGTTCGGAGTGTGGAAAACCAAGACCATGA